ATCCAGAACAGGATAAATCCGGTGTCCATGGGGCAATTTTCCTTTTGTCCATGTAATTTACTTATTATCGCATGAAAGTGCCTACATATTTGCAAGTAATTCAACTATGGGGCTGCGCTATCAATATAGGCTTTTTTATAGCACCCTGCCAAAATCAATCATCCCCTAATAAGTCTTTATCTTAATGGGTCACAGCGGCGAACAATTTCTACACCATAGCGCTTGACCAGGCAGCGAGGAACAATAGGATACGGCGTAGCTGCTGAGTCCTTACTGGACTCAGCCTTTCGATGATGAACCTGCATTGGCGGCTTTTTTGCAGTAAATCTTTGGTGTCACTCGCGTAGTTAACAACACAGTTAATAATGTTGAATCCTAACTATTTGAGGGAGTTGCGAGTGTTAGCATATTACGCATATCGTAGCTACTTGGCGTTTGGTGGATACGCAGATCAAACTCACTTGCGATGGCAAAGATATGATCAAAAATATCTGACTGAATACCTTCATATTCTGCCCAGACAGTCGTATTGGTAAATGCGTAAATCTCCAAGGGCAGGCCCTCTGGAGTGGGGGCCAGTTGGCGCACCATTAGCGTCATTGATTTATGAATACCAGGATGATCGCGTAAATATCCTGTTAAATAAGCGCGTAGCGTACCAAGATTAGTTAGACGTCGGCCATTTAGCGGCGAACTCAGATCGAGAGCAATTTGCTGATTATACTGATTCAGTTCCTGAGATTTTTCGTTAAGGTAACGTTGTAACGATGGATGGCGATTAAGGTTTTGTTGTTCTTTCTCTGAGAGAAAATGCACGCTGGTGGTATCAATATTTATGCAGCGTTTGATACGCCTCCCGCCGGATTCAGACATCGAGCGCCAGTTTTTGAAAGAGTCGGAAATCAGTGCGTAAGTTGGAATAGTAGTGACGGTATTGTCCCAGTTTCTGACTTTTACTGTGGTCAAACCAATGTCTATCACGGCACCGTCCGCACCGTATTTTGGCATTTCCAACCAGTCGCCTACATTTAGCATATTATTGGCTGAGAGCTGAATACCGGCTACCAAGCCTAGAATTGGGTCTTTGAAAACTAACATCAGTATTGCCGTCATGGCACCCAAGCCACTTAGCAACAATAAGGGGGATCGCCCCATCAACAGTGAAACAATCATGATACCGATAAATATCGCTGCGATTAGCTTTAACCCTTGAAAAATACCACGCAAAGGTAGTTGATGAGCGATTGAATTTTGGCGTAGCAGTGCGAGCAACGTATCAAGCAATGAAAATAGGGCTAGTAGTCCGAAGACCATGATCCACACTTGCGCGGCTGTCGCGATAATCACCTGCGCTTGGCTATCGTTTTGTAACCACAGAACTGCCTGAAGATTGATGATAATCCCTTGCAGCAATAATGCCATGCGCTGAAAAAGTTTGTGTTGGGTGACAACCCGTTGCCAGAGGTGTTTCGATTGTTGAGTGTTACGTTGGAGGGATGCCAATACCACGCGGTGTAGTATCAGATGGATGACAACAGAAATTAATAAAATAAGCCCAATAACCATTGTCAGTGACATCAAATCGCTGAATTCCAATCCCAATCTTTCCAACCATTGACTTATTCGTTGTTGCATTACGCTTCCTGCTTAAGTCTAAAAAATATTAGCCTAAAGGCTAAGAGCCATGATGTAAGCTTGTTTACCCTTTTTTACACTTCACAGCGGTAAAGGCCGTTAAAAAAACAGACGATATAGAGATATATAGGCATTTTATCGTGATCATGAGCGGTCACTTGTTGAAGAACGCATCGTTTAGTGGCATAAGAATGGCAAGCCAAAAACGCGATAAATACACGCTAGCAGAAATAATGTCGCTATGACTCTGC
The sequence above is drawn from the Yersinia intermedia genome and encodes:
- a CDS encoding mechanosensitive ion channel family protein; amino-acid sequence: MQQRISQWLERLGLEFSDLMSLTMVIGLILLISVVIHLILHRVVLASLQRNTQQSKHLWQRVVTQHKLFQRMALLLQGIIINLQAVLWLQNDSQAQVIIATAAQVWIMVFGLLALFSLLDTLLALLRQNSIAHQLPLRGIFQGLKLIAAIFIGIMIVSLLMGRSPLLLLSGLGAMTAILMLVFKDPILGLVAGIQLSANNMLNVGDWLEMPKYGADGAVIDIGLTTVKVRNWDNTVTTIPTYALISDSFKNWRSMSESGGRRIKRCINIDTTSVHFLSEKEQQNLNRHPSLQRYLNEKSQELNQYNQQIALDLSSPLNGRRLTNLGTLRAYLTGYLRDHPGIHKSMTLMVRQLAPTPEGLPLEIYAFTNTTVWAEYEGIQSDIFDHIFAIASEFDLRIHQTPSSYDMRNMLTLATPSNS